The following are from one region of the Candidatus Dependentiae bacterium genome:
- a CDS encoding ABC transporter ATP-binding protein has translation MLSVHNLTKIFPSKRRFIGPADQDFVAVNNISFEIGTGQVVGILGPNGAGKTTTIKMLLDLLTPTSGTINYFGKNLHVHRSEIMQHVAFASTYTKLPGRLSVQQNLEIYGRLYSIPITELRKRIIRYLELFGMEDRAQQEMGSLSAGQTTRVMLAKAFLVEPKILLLDEPTAALDPDIAQEVRAFIIQQQKALGMTVLLASHNMDEVSEICNRVIVLANGTIVDDNTPAHLAKSISTTKVNMIVLDGLQQIITHATANNLIHTVADRTIEIHVDEHAIAPLLAALAKLDVNYSHISITKPSLEDYFLEISRTASLARRTKKDTHGF, from the coding sequence ATGCTTTCTGTACATAATCTCACTAAAATATTCCCCAGCAAACGCCGTTTTATTGGCCCAGCTGATCAAGATTTTGTTGCCGTTAATAACATTTCATTTGAAATTGGAACAGGACAAGTCGTTGGCATTCTCGGCCCGAATGGTGCTGGCAAAACTACAACCATTAAAATGCTCTTGGACCTACTGACTCCGACATCGGGCACCATCAATTATTTTGGCAAGAACTTACACGTGCATCGCAGTGAAATTATGCAACACGTTGCCTTTGCAAGCACCTACACCAAACTGCCTGGTCGACTTTCTGTGCAACAAAATTTAGAAATTTATGGTCGCCTTTATAGCATACCCATCACCGAACTTCGAAAGAGAATTATACGTTACCTTGAACTCTTTGGTATGGAAGACCGAGCACAACAAGAAATGGGCTCGCTCTCTGCGGGGCAAACAACACGCGTTATGTTGGCAAAGGCATTCTTAGTAGAACCTAAAATTCTCCTACTTGATGAACCTACAGCAGCACTCGACCCGGACATTGCTCAAGAAGTAAGAGCCTTTATCATTCAACAACAAAAAGCGCTTGGCATGACAGTCCTTCTTGCTTCGCACAATATGGATGAAGTGAGCGAAATTTGTAACCGTGTTATCGTTCTTGCTAATGGCACTATTGTTGACGACAATACACCAGCACATCTGGCAAAAAGCATTTCAACAACCAAAGTGAACATGATTGTCCTTGATGGGCTCCAACAAATTATTACCCATGCTACCGCCAACAACCTGATTCATACCGTAGCAGACCGCACCATCGAAATTCACGTTGACGAACATGCCATTGCACCGCTACTAGCAGCTCTTGCCAAGCTCGATGTGAACTATTCTCATATTTCAATCACCAAGCCAAGTTTAGAAGATTACTTTTTGGAAATCTCTCGAACTGCTTCGCTTGCTCGACGAACTAAAAAGGATACTCATGGTTTTTAA
- a CDS encoding APC family permease, whose amino-acid sequence MSNDNNTKISLATATIIGMNAMIGSGIFTAPATMAAYVGPAGIIAYILVVIAIWFLAQSLARLAELFPEEGSFYLYTKQWGGHTMGMIAITAYFIGLLIAMGLLSQMAGIYLHRFFPAFTPYTLGIIALWTLVILNMFGVALSSLGQHILIVCTLFPLIATTIMCFTKANLSYLTPFAPYGFSNVLKATRIVIFGFFGFECATSLFSIVKDPAKNVPRALTYSILIVGTIYTLFVSSIIISTPLSLFTNARLPLSEALLVIFPDKPWLILTIHFAILSAIIGTIHSMIMASSHLLMFLVKTLKNNVARKLIATGSFTTKTAVASVGLGIFITYVSFRNINLFFDLTSIFLIFAFIMSMITLLTIRSEWQSGRNITCILGILTALMIFTFAVQGLIHELGAVTNSCSN is encoded by the coding sequence ATGAGTAACGACAATAACACAAAAATTAGTCTTGCAACCGCAACTATTATTGGCATGAATGCCATGATTGGTTCAGGAATCTTCACAGCTCCTGCAACCATGGCAGCCTATGTTGGGCCCGCTGGCATCATTGCCTACATTCTTGTCGTTATTGCCATTTGGTTTCTTGCTCAATCCCTAGCGCGCCTTGCTGAACTGTTCCCCGAAGAAGGCTCCTTCTACCTTTACACAAAACAATGGGGCGGTCACACCATGGGCATGATTGCAATTACTGCCTACTTTATAGGATTGCTCATAGCAATGGGCTTATTGTCTCAAATGGCTGGCATTTATTTGCATCGCTTTTTCCCTGCATTCACTCCTTATACCCTCGGCATTATTGCTTTGTGGACATTAGTAATCTTAAATATGTTTGGTGTGGCTTTATCATCACTTGGTCAACACATTCTTATTGTGTGCACGTTGTTTCCCCTGATTGCCACAACCATTATGTGTTTTACCAAAGCAAATCTTTCCTACTTAACACCATTTGCTCCCTACGGATTTTCAAATGTTCTTAAAGCAACCCGCATCGTTATCTTTGGATTTTTTGGCTTTGAATGCGCCACATCATTATTTAGCATCGTCAAAGATCCTGCAAAAAATGTCCCGCGCGCATTGACCTATTCAATTTTAATCGTTGGCACAATTTACACGTTATTTGTAAGCTCGATTATTATTTCAACACCGCTTTCGTTATTCACCAATGCTCGTTTGCCGCTATCAGAAGCATTGCTCGTTATTTTTCCTGACAAACCATGGCTCATTCTGACCATTCATTTTGCCATTCTTTCTGCCATCATCGGCACCATACATTCAATGATTATGGCATCAAGCCATCTCCTTATGTTCTTAGTCAAAACATTAAAAAATAATGTTGCACGAAAACTTATTGCTACTGGATCATTCACCACCAAAACAGCGGTTGCATCAGTTGGCTTGGGTATTTTTATCACCTACGTAAGCTTCAGAAATATTAATTTATTTTTTGATTTAACCTCTATCTTTCTTATTTTCGCCTTCATCATGTCAATGATTACCTTGTTGACAATACGCTCTGAATGGCAATCAGGTAGAAATATCACGTGCATATTGGGTATATTAACAGCATTAATGATTTTCACCTTCGCCGTACAGGGGCTCATTCACGAACTAGGCGCAGTAACAAATTCATGTAGTAATTGA
- a CDS encoding tetratricopeptide repeat protein → MTTQTNTDIKLENFNDVWSLGYHEVIEKKFHELLGQAEALQDKSIYLQILSQIALAQALQKKFDAAHKTLDDAQALLTPAYDLARARILLERGRVFHQADNIQEAKVYFEQAFEFSAQHKFDFYTIDAAHMIAILAEPTQEKIQWNQRALDLAAHTKDSRAALWIGSLSNNLGQNYFEEKQFEKALSAFQKALECRKKEGYAPNIRIAQWAIARTLRLLERLDNAEIMLLTLVKEYDALTESGNLDMPVESLKLARGWVHEELAEVYHVKSKFFANAAYNDLSPDEMFRKTAPERLERLKQLGH, encoded by the coding sequence ATGACCACTCAAACAAATACTGACATTAAACTCGAAAACTTTAATGACGTTTGGAGCCTTGGCTATCATGAGGTAATTGAAAAAAAATTTCACGAACTTCTTGGCCAAGCTGAAGCACTACAAGACAAATCGATCTACTTACAAATTTTATCCCAAATTGCGCTCGCCCAAGCGTTGCAGAAAAAATTCGACGCTGCCCATAAAACTCTTGATGATGCACAAGCGTTGCTCACCCCTGCATATGATCTAGCTCGGGCAAGAATTCTTCTTGAACGGGGACGAGTGTTCCATCAAGCAGACAACATCCAAGAAGCAAAAGTGTATTTTGAGCAAGCATTTGAATTCAGCGCACAACACAAGTTCGACTTTTATACAATCGATGCTGCTCACATGATCGCTATCCTCGCCGAACCGACACAAGAAAAAATACAATGGAATCAACGCGCACTCGACCTTGCTGCACACACAAAGGATTCGCGAGCTGCTCTTTGGATTGGATCGTTATCCAATAACCTAGGACAGAATTATTTTGAAGAAAAGCAATTTGAGAAAGCGCTGTCGGCATTTCAAAAAGCACTTGAGTGCCGCAAAAAAGAAGGGTATGCCCCTAATATTAGAATTGCACAGTGGGCCATTGCGCGTACGCTCCGCTTGCTTGAGCGCCTCGATAATGCTGAAATTATGTTGCTTACACTAGTCAAAGAGTATGATGCACTGACTGAAAGTGGCAATTTAGATATGCCCGTCGAAAGCCTTAAGTTAGCTCGTGGTTGGGTGCATGAAGAGCTGGCTGAGGTTTACCATGTAAAATCAAAGTTTTTCGCCAATGCAGCATACAATGACCTATCTCCTGATGAAATGTTCAGAAAAACTGCACCTGAGAGATTGGAAAGATTAAAACAGCTTGGGCACTAG
- the gltX gene encoding glutamate--tRNA ligase, whose product MKNSTIRVRFAPAPTGMMHLGNVRTALMNYLFAKQKEGTYIIRIEDTDTQRNYDPTAEKIIEDLTWLGLHYDEGPIIGGPDAPYFQSLRTPIYQEKLSELFNKSRAYRCFCTPEDLEKKRERQIALKMPPRYDRTCAKLSEAQLNEHLAKKTLFVWRVKLETEGHIAITDMAHGVINFNFKNFSDFPLTRQDETFTFIFANFVDDLVMNMTHVIRGEDHLTNTANQAMLYQAFQAPLPIFWHLPILCNIEGKKLSKRDFGFSLRDLRAEGFLPEAICNYLAIIGGSFKEEIMSLEQLAKLFNFDNMHTTGHIKYDVEKLHWINRKWITLYNDETLANLCLPYLLAAYPTAKLLDQKVLARLIQIIKTDLNTLKDVTQALDFYFEAPKVTHQDVVAAIDAEHAITIATILVSALEHINDVTTFVQTLKTASQTQNIPLKEMFTFIRMALMGKPKGPGIHELVEMLGVEEITQRFNRILS is encoded by the coding sequence ATGAAAAACTCAACAATTCGCGTTAGATTTGCACCAGCGCCGACCGGCATGATGCATTTAGGGAACGTTCGCACCGCATTAATGAATTATCTTTTTGCCAAACAAAAAGAAGGTACCTACATTATACGGATTGAAGATACTGACACTCAACGAAACTACGATCCAACTGCTGAAAAAATCATCGAAGATCTTACTTGGCTTGGTCTTCACTATGATGAAGGCCCAATTATAGGCGGTCCCGATGCGCCCTACTTCCAATCATTGCGCACGCCAATCTACCAAGAAAAATTATCAGAACTTTTTAATAAGAGCCGTGCGTATCGTTGCTTTTGCACACCAGAAGATCTTGAAAAAAAACGCGAACGCCAAATTGCCCTCAAAATGCCACCTCGCTACGATCGCACCTGCGCAAAATTATCCGAAGCACAACTCAATGAACATCTTGCAAAAAAGACACTTTTTGTATGGCGCGTTAAACTTGAAACTGAAGGCCATATCGCTATTACCGATATGGCGCATGGAGTCATAAACTTTAATTTTAAGAATTTTTCTGACTTTCCACTGACACGTCAAGATGAAACCTTCACCTTTATATTTGCTAACTTTGTAGACGACTTGGTTATGAATATGACTCACGTCATCCGCGGCGAAGATCATTTAACCAACACCGCCAACCAAGCGATGCTCTATCAAGCATTCCAAGCACCATTGCCTATCTTCTGGCATTTGCCAATTTTGTGTAATATTGAAGGCAAAAAACTTTCCAAACGTGATTTTGGATTCTCTTTGCGCGATTTAAGAGCAGAAGGATTTTTGCCTGAGGCTATTTGTAACTACCTAGCCATTATCGGCGGATCATTTAAAGAAGAGATTATGTCGCTTGAACAATTGGCAAAGCTCTTTAATTTCGACAACATGCACACAACCGGCCACATCAAATATGATGTCGAAAAACTCCACTGGATAAACCGCAAATGGATTACACTCTATAATGATGAGACTTTAGCAAATCTTTGCTTGCCCTATTTGCTTGCAGCCTATCCAACAGCAAAACTATTAGATCAAAAGGTGTTAGCGCGCCTCATTCAAATTATAAAAACCGATCTTAATACGCTCAAAGACGTGACACAAGCACTCGATTTTTATTTTGAAGCACCAAAAGTAACGCACCAGGATGTTGTTGCTGCTATCGATGCAGAACATGCTATCACTATTGCAACTATTCTTGTGTCTGCTCTTGAACATATTAATGATGTCACTACATTCGTACAAACATTAAAAACAGCATCACAAACACAAAACATTCCACTCAAGGAAATGTTTACCTTTATTCGTATGGCGCTTATGGGCAAACCAAAAGGTCCTGGGATTCATGAATTAGTTGAAATGCTTGGCGTAGAAGAAATAACACAACGATTTAATCGCATATTAAGCTAA
- a CDS encoding ATP-binding protein, producing MTIKKLFKQARGLFAMLLASQSAVAMQVPAPKDPYQNIRYGSAFDQKELYTKHKQLMDTLGCSKNVFPEAQGIARSASYKIDAEEESSDIGHISIDITSNERMPLATTDKQETTKKDLEKYEADCLKGLNWERRMTLARPAIYALAEMGLAGTGAALSMKALGSESLGGSFAVFAAISDTLRLLRGTIQSAHHLISWPDNQLKELEEHFAKNKCYIPRVLWPKIINAFVSARQNEFSRETHTNFIEFALGFTTYKPKQPVHFKNHMGIDGIKQELNQRVDTFFNNYETKECTEALMQVKINIAKFIDSLLDDHAPTSVVQLPRYLYLHGAGGIGKTHFVQTLSAWIEELIPGSVRFEDLVVTGADELEGSPEKSGAFLRVLRNQLIENKRGSIVIVDEATWLNDKGMISPAKRIFNGDRSKLSTAYFGKGMDGTGVNLEMPPMLIFVASNETLNDKPLASRFDVIQYPKPTPQALVAYAGECVSKSAILKQANITPQESASAIGAWIKSLKESDLNFRYIAANIEVTLLRGGHTTLSNASSSSSSSSSSAATAAVMAALSS from the coding sequence ATGACCATCAAAAAACTATTTAAACAGGCAAGAGGCCTTTTCGCTATGCTTCTAGCGTCCCAGTCGGCTGTAGCAATGCAAGTTCCTGCACCCAAGGATCCTTATCAAAACATAAGATATGGGAGTGCTTTTGACCAAAAAGAACTCTATACCAAACACAAACAGCTTATGGACACCCTAGGATGTTCCAAAAACGTGTTTCCAGAAGCACAAGGTATTGCAAGAAGCGCATCTTACAAAATAGACGCAGAAGAAGAATCGTCTGATATCGGTCATATTTCAATCGATATAACCTCAAATGAACGTATGCCATTGGCAACCACAGACAAACAAGAAACAACTAAAAAAGACCTAGAAAAATACGAAGCTGATTGCTTAAAAGGATTGAACTGGGAGCGTCGCATGACACTTGCCAGGCCTGCCATCTATGCATTAGCAGAAATGGGCCTTGCAGGTACTGGTGCTGCTCTATCAATGAAAGCATTAGGCTCAGAATCATTAGGAGGAAGTTTTGCAGTTTTTGCTGCAATTTCTGACACACTAAGATTGCTTCGCGGCACTATTCAATCTGCTCACCATCTCATATCATGGCCTGACAACCAACTCAAAGAACTTGAAGAACATTTTGCTAAAAATAAATGTTATATACCCCGCGTGTTATGGCCTAAAATTATCAATGCATTTGTGTCTGCACGACAAAATGAGTTTTCACGTGAAACACACACCAATTTTATTGAGTTCGCTCTTGGTTTTACTACGTACAAACCAAAACAGCCCGTCCATTTTAAAAACCATATGGGCATTGATGGAATCAAACAAGAGCTCAATCAACGCGTAGATACATTTTTTAATAACTACGAAACTAAAGAGTGCACCGAAGCTCTTATGCAAGTTAAAATTAACATTGCAAAATTCATCGACTCCTTGTTGGACGATCATGCGCCAACTTCTGTTGTACAGCTCCCTCGATATCTCTATCTTCATGGCGCTGGTGGCATTGGCAAAACACATTTTGTACAAACATTATCGGCATGGATAGAAGAACTTATCCCTGGCAGCGTTCGCTTTGAAGACCTTGTGGTTACCGGAGCAGATGAATTGGAAGGCTCGCCCGAAAAATCTGGTGCTTTTTTACGTGTTTTACGTAATCAATTAATAGAAAACAAACGCGGATCAATAGTTATCGTTGACGAAGCAACCTGGCTTAACGATAAAGGAATGATCAGTCCTGCAAAACGTATTTTTAACGGCGATCGCTCTAAGTTATCTACTGCCTACTTTGGCAAAGGAATGGATGGTACTGGCGTTAACCTAGAAATGCCGCCAATGCTTATTTTCGTTGCAAGTAATGAGACATTAAATGACAAGCCTCTTGCAAGCAGATTTGATGTAATACAGTATCCAAAACCTACCCCACAAGCCTTAGTCGCTTATGCAGGTGAATGCGTGAGTAAAAGTGCTATTCTTAAACAGGCAAATATCACGCCACAAGAATCGGCATCGGCAATCGGAGCTTGGATAAAATCACTTAAAGAGTCTGACCTTAATTTCCGTTATATTGCTGCCAACATCGAAGTAACATTACTGAGAGGTGGCCATACCACTTTGTCCAACGCATCATCATCATCATCATCATCATCATCATCGGCGGCAACAGCAGCAGTAATGGCAGCACTATCATCATAA
- a CDS encoding Fic family protein: protein MKKNTRVGNYLSQIIIGSSYKAYMPPYLPPAPPLDLQALYPYLEKATQALAELNSITQTIPNTSLFIYMYVRKEALLSSQIEGTQSSFSDLILFEHDQKPSVSLDDVEEVSNYVQAIKYGLERIKGGFPLSLRLLREVHAILLKGVRGAHKYPGEFRRTQNWIGGTRPGNALFVPPPPEYLAELLGNLEQFLHDEETNLPVLVKAGLVHVQFETIHPFLDGNGRLGRLLITLLLCEKGLLQEPILYLSLYLKQNRTLYYDLLQQVRTHGTWETWLEFFLEGVYTSAKQALLTARNINKLFDKDMTSIQTLGRAKFSCMEIFEFLKKLPQVSVPVLVEELGMSAPTARSAVNSLESLGILKEISGRKRNKVYVYKQYLDLLEEGSEPLK from the coding sequence ATGAAAAAAAATACAAGAGTTGGAAATTACCTTTCCCAAATAATTATTGGTAGTAGTTATAAGGCTTATATGCCACCTTATTTACCACCCGCTCCGCCTCTAGATTTGCAGGCCTTATACCCGTATTTAGAGAAGGCTACTCAGGCTCTTGCGGAACTGAATAGCATTACTCAAACAATCCCCAATACTTCTCTGTTTATCTATATGTATGTGCGTAAAGAGGCGTTGCTTTCTTCACAAATTGAAGGGACACAGAGTTCTTTCTCCGACCTTATCTTATTTGAGCATGACCAAAAACCTTCCGTGTCACTCGATGATGTTGAAGAGGTGTCAAATTATGTGCAAGCCATTAAATATGGTTTAGAGCGCATCAAGGGTGGATTTCCATTATCATTGCGTTTATTGCGAGAAGTCCATGCTATTTTGCTCAAAGGTGTTAGAGGGGCACATAAATACCCGGGAGAGTTTAGACGTACTCAAAATTGGATTGGTGGGACAAGGCCAGGCAATGCTTTGTTTGTGCCGCCACCACCAGAATATTTGGCCGAGCTTTTGGGTAATCTTGAACAATTTTTACATGACGAAGAAACCAATCTGCCAGTTTTGGTCAAAGCTGGTCTTGTGCACGTGCAATTTGAGACCATACATCCATTTTTGGATGGCAATGGAAGGCTTGGCAGGTTATTGATCACCTTGTTGCTTTGTGAAAAAGGCTTATTGCAGGAACCAATCTTATATTTAAGTTTGTATCTTAAGCAGAACCGAACACTGTACTACGATTTATTACAGCAAGTTAGAACGCATGGCACCTGGGAGACGTGGCTCGAGTTCTTCTTAGAGGGTGTTTATACATCGGCCAAACAAGCCTTGTTGACGGCGCGTAACATTAATAAGCTTTTTGATAAAGATATGACAAGCATCCAAACATTAGGACGAGCAAAGTTTTCGTGCATGGAAATTTTTGAGTTCTTAAAAAAATTACCCCAAGTTTCTGTGCCGGTATTGGTTGAAGAGCTTGGTATGAGCGCGCCAACCGCCAGAAGTGCAGTGAACTCTTTAGAGTCTCTTGGTATTCTCAAGGAGATCAGTGGAAGAAAGCGGAACAAAGTCTATGTCTATAAACAGTATCTTGATCTGTTAGAAGAAGGTTCTGAGCCGTTGAAATAA
- the rpsU gene encoding 30S ribosomal protein S21, which translates to MSKKVSNIEIHVSSNVEKALRQLKKKIEREGVVRDMKRTVYFESPTQKRRKRLMRAIKQNFVRMLTLGQ; encoded by the coding sequence ATGTCAAAAAAAGTCTCAAATATCGAAATTCACGTTAGTTCAAACGTTGAAAAAGCATTGCGCCAACTTAAGAAGAAAATTGAACGTGAAGGCGTTGTTCGTGATATGAAGCGTACCGTTTACTTTGAATCTCCAACACAAAAAAGACGCAAACGCTTAATGCGCGCTATCAAACAAAACTTTGTACGCATGTTGACCCTAGGTCAATAA
- a CDS encoding prepilin peptidase, with amino-acid sequence MIHTAFFMIPLFLCWGSFLNVVAYRLIHNGSLLRPRSYCPHCRRTLAWYDLIPVLSWLLLKGSCRYCKKSISFLYPLIELVTALSMTMLTIYVPWDYFLGYFIFFSALIVTIRTDLEFMLVSRFVSLFLVPLGILLSFFNLLPLSLCESALGALIGYGILAGIARTFFILTKKEGLGQGDVDLLAFIGSFTGIYGCWISLLIGSLAGSVIGITYMAFFKPNKSFKIPFGPFLALGAMIFVLFGPSLMRILLHLN; translated from the coding sequence ATGATACACACAGCATTTTTTATGATCCCCCTTTTTTTATGTTGGGGATCATTTCTTAATGTTGTTGCGTATCGACTTATTCATAATGGCTCATTACTTAGGCCACGGTCATATTGCCCTCACTGCAGACGCACGCTTGCTTGGTACGATTTGATTCCCGTACTTTCGTGGCTTTTACTCAAGGGCTCATGCCGTTACTGCAAAAAATCGATTTCATTTCTTTATCCCTTAATTGAACTCGTTACCGCTCTGAGCATGACCATGCTAACCATTTATGTGCCATGGGATTATTTTCTTGGATACTTCATATTTTTTTCAGCCCTTATTGTAACTATTCGCACTGATCTTGAATTCATGCTCGTGTCGCGCTTTGTGAGTTTGTTCCTGGTGCCGCTGGGGATTCTACTGAGTTTTTTCAATCTCTTGCCACTGTCACTATGCGAAAGTGCACTTGGCGCTTTGATTGGTTACGGTATACTTGCTGGCATCGCACGTACCTTTTTCATACTCACCAAAAAGGAAGGCCTTGGCCAAGGGGATGTGGATCTTCTAGCTTTCATAGGCTCATTCACCGGTATTTATGGTTGTTGGATTAGTTTGCTCATTGGCTCACTGGCCGGCTCAGTCATTGGCATAACCTATATGGCTTTCTTCAAACCGAACAAATCATTTAAGATTCCTTTTGGCCCATTCTTGGCACTAGGCGCTATGATATTTGTATTATTCGGCCCATCACTGATGCGCATACTCTTACATCTCAACTAA
- a CDS encoding ribosome-binding factor A, with protein MISKNVRNIRRVQKETQLLREISNLILQTSLDAPELKELYVNRVTLSPDRSRCYVYFATNGGKEVFDKKLGHLILYKPSMRTALANSLDLRYTPDLVFRYDQISEKERRIAELFTLISPDTTPVDHQSENQ; from the coding sequence ATGATAAGTAAAAATGTAAGAAATATTAGACGTGTACAAAAAGAGACTCAACTCCTACGAGAAATCTCTAATCTTATCTTGCAAACATCACTTGATGCGCCTGAATTAAAAGAGTTATACGTTAACCGTGTAACCCTATCTCCCGATAGAAGCAGATGCTATGTTTACTTTGCTACCAATGGCGGCAAGGAAGTTTTTGACAAGAAACTTGGCCATCTGATTCTTTATAAGCCTTCAATGCGTACTGCTCTAGCAAATAGCTTAGACCTTCGCTACACTCCCGACCTTGTTTTCCGTTATGACCAAATCTCGGAAAAAGAACGTCGAATTGCAGAGCTTTTCACTTTGATTTCTCCTGATACAACACCCGTTGACCATCAATCTGAAAATCAATAA
- a CDS encoding acylphosphatase, which translates to MNKCLKIVFGIPIAKDFIHSVIQKSAKKCSLEGTAQIVITENKVKVIVCGPKESVDQFIDLLHKESKAYLEDLEIEPFLKDRDYRGVFRVIE; encoded by the coding sequence GTGAACAAATGTCTTAAGATTGTCTTTGGCATTCCTATTGCTAAAGATTTTATACATAGTGTCATTCAAAAGAGTGCAAAGAAATGCAGTCTGGAAGGCACAGCGCAGATAGTTATCACGGAAAATAAAGTGAAAGTTATTGTCTGTGGCCCCAAAGAATCCGTCGATCAGTTTATTGATCTTCTTCATAAAGAGAGTAAAGCGTATCTAGAAGATCTTGAAATTGAGCCATTTCTTAAGGATAGAGACTATAGAGGCGTTTTTCGGGTTATTGAATAA
- a CDS encoding prepilin-type N-terminal cleavage/methylation domain-containing protein — MKKGFTLIELMIVVAIIAFLAVVSVPSFMRFLHKSKRAEAYMNLSSIYAAQKAYWAEHGKYSDVLNGEGGIGWKPEGYTTGGANEKFYYTYGFSGGEGRNYFTGKLGASAGSLSVAHVGPQGFVAVAAGDLDGDGVMDIMTVDENNNIVVVQDDLAS; from the coding sequence ATGAAAAAGGGATTCACCTTAATTGAATTAATGATCGTCGTGGCCATCATCGCATTCTTAGCGGTTGTTTCTGTGCCAAGCTTCATGCGATTCTTACACAAATCAAAACGAGCCGAAGCCTATATGAACCTGAGTTCAATCTACGCAGCTCAAAAGGCTTATTGGGCAGAGCACGGCAAATATTCTGATGTATTAAACGGTGAAGGTGGCATAGGTTGGAAGCCAGAAGGCTATACTACTGGTGGCGCCAATGAGAAATTCTACTACACCTATGGATTTTCTGGCGGTGAGGGCAGAAACTATTTTACCGGTAAGTTAGGAGCGAGTGCGGGAAGTCTTTCTGTAGCGCATGTCGGACCGCAAGGGTTCGTGGCTGTTGCAGCGGGTGATCTTGATGGTGATGGCGTTATGGATATTATGACCGTCGATGAAAATAATAATATAGTTGTTGTTCAGGATGATTTGGCGAGTTAG
- a CDS encoding ABC transporter permease, protein MVFKFSRAWTVVLRYLYSHRNGMSSLFDYFYWPLIDMLIFGFVGTSLSTQQNSTVVINLIAGLILWQVSFRTHLEVSRNLLQEIWDENLVNFFATPLTIAEWIVGLMMTGLLGTLITVPYGALLMKLIFNLNLFSIGISLLPLILLLVVSGWVLGFIASGFLIYWGQRIETIVWAIGWLPAPFCSVYYSVDILPHWMQIVSKCLPMTHAFEGMRYALTMGQIPYWHIAVSFTLNVVYLILALGFFMHMLRKSKAQGLS, encoded by the coding sequence ATGGTTTTTAAGTTTTCACGTGCCTGGACCGTCGTCCTTCGTTATTTGTACTCGCACCGCAACGGCATGAGCAGTCTTTTTGATTATTTTTACTGGCCTTTAATCGACATGCTCATCTTTGGTTTTGTTGGCACATCACTTTCTACACAACAAAATAGTACGGTTGTCATCAACTTAATCGCAGGACTCATTTTATGGCAAGTCTCCTTTAGAACACACCTTGAAGTCTCTCGTAATCTTCTGCAAGAAATTTGGGATGAAAATTTAGTAAACTTTTTTGCAACGCCACTGACCATTGCTGAATGGATTGTTGGCCTTATGATGACTGGCTTATTGGGCACATTGATCACCGTTCCTTACGGCGCATTGCTCATGAAACTTATTTTCAATCTAAACCTATTTTCTATAGGCATATCATTACTACCGTTGATACTTTTACTCGTAGTTTCTGGATGGGTTTTAGGATTTATTGCCTCAGGATTTCTCATCTATTGGGGACAAAGAATAGAAACCATCGTATGGGCAATCGGATGGCTTCCTGCGCCATTTTGCTCGGTCTATTATTCGGTAGATATCTTACCGCACTGGATGCAAATCGTCAGCAAATGTTTGCCCATGACTCACGCTTTTGAGGGCATGCGCTATGCACTGACCATGGGGCAAATCCCGTACTGGCATATTGCCGTAAGCTTTACACTTAACGTTGTATATTTGATTTTAGCCTTAGGCTTTTTTATGCATATGTTGAGAAAAAGTAAGGCGCAAGGCTTAAGCTAA